A single genomic interval of Oncorhynchus mykiss isolate Arlee chromosome 13, USDA_OmykA_1.1, whole genome shotgun sequence harbors:
- the LOC110486190 gene encoding gastrula zinc finger protein XlCGF57.1: MAELETECITLGLDTLHASECGSPPLGPLRPECTSPTLHLLSSDCSTLGTLAAEIAEPMVMLPCVKTEPADDLDPIHTVDLSEIQPLSTAELGHEQIKMEISGLDYIKSEHHVHDLHCFHSSEYESDSYCMKSHYEPSLVFDYITHVSDSLDYIRSEQHADLQCYYTTELGAIKTEYEPNLMSNHIKTEMSLESIHMAELRTELNKLSHDGVMEGHRLDNEFPGAGGLYELQSTHAGKGPGHTSPKGHSTTPRKPRNLSGEKPFSCTQCGKNFSTLGNLKTHQRIHTGERPYTCSQCGKSFGQAGNLKRHQLIHTGQKPYVCAHCPKGFTKADDLRSHQRLHTGEKPFCCLQCGKSFSQSKELKAHQLSHTGERPFCCQHCGKSFTKEMSYHNHLQIHTGEKPYCCSQCGKTFSNSGVLKTHEKIHSGVRPFGCTQCGKSFGRLGHLKAHQQIHTGERPFACLQCGKNFSQSGHLKAHEQIHKRERSDMGSSSSSGGSSSRSTDSS; this comes from the coding sequence ATggcagagttagagacagagtgcATCACGCTAGGACTTGACACGCTGCATGCATCAGAGTGTGGCTCACCGCCGCTGGGTCCACTTCGGCCTGAGTGCACCTCGCCAACCCTCCACCTGCTCTCGTCTGACTGCAGCACGCTTGGCACGCTGGCGGCAGAGATTGCAGAGCCCATGGTCATGCTGCCTTGTGTGAAGACTGAGCCTGCAGACGACCTGGACCCCATCCACACTGTGGACCTGTCAGAGATCCAGCCATTGAGCACAGCGGAGCTGGGCCACGAACAGATCAAGATGGAGATCAGTGGGTTGGACTACATCAAGTCTGAGCACCACGTCCATGACCTCCACTGCTTCCACAGCTCTGAGTACGAGAGCGACTCGTATTGTATGAAGTCTCACTACGAGCCCAGCCTGGTGTTTGACTACATCACCCACGTGTCTGACAGCCTGGACTACATCAGGTCGGAACAGCACGCCGACCTGCAGTGTTATTACACCACCGAGCTCGGGGCCATCAAGACTGAGTACGAGCCCAACCTGATGTCCAACCACATCAAGACAGAGATGAGCCTAGAGTCCATCCACATGGCCGAGCTCCGGACCGAGCTAAACAAGCTCAGCCATGACGGGGTCATGGAAGGCCATAGACTGGACAACGAGTTCCCTGGCGCAGGAGGCCTCTACGAGCTGCAGTCCACCCATGCTGGGAAAGGCCCAGGCCACACAAGCCCAAAAGGGCATAGCACAACCCCACGCAAACCTCGTAACCTCAGTGGTGAGAAGCCTTTCTCTTGCACCCAGTGTGGGAAGAATTTCAGCACTCTGGGGAACCTCAAAACACACCAGCGCATTCATACAGGAGAGAGGCCATATACCTGCTCGCAGTGCGGCAAGAGCTTCGGCCAGGCAGGgaacctgaagaggcaccagctCATTCACACTGGTCAGAAACCCTACGTCTGTGCCCACTGCCCCAAGGGCTTCACCAAAGCAGATGACCTCCGCTCACACCAGCGTCTACACACCGGCGAGAAGCCCTTCTGTTGCcttcagtgtgggaagagcttcagtcAGTCCAAGGAGCTCAAAGCCCACCAGCTAAGCCACACCGGAGAGAGGCCTTTCTGCTGCCAAcactgtgggaagagcttcaccAAGGAAATGAGCTACCACAAccacctgcagattcatactggCGAGAAACCATACTGCTGCTCTCAGTGCGGTAAGACATTCAGCAACTCGGGGGTCCTCAAAACACACGAGAAGATACATTCCGGGGTGAGGCCATTCGGCTGCACACAGTGCGGTAAGAGCTTTGGCCGTTTGGGACATCTTAAAGCACACCAGCAAATCCACACTGGGGAGCGACCTTTCGCCTGCCTCCAGTGTGGGAAGAACTTCAGCCAGTCAGGCCATCTCAAAGCACATGAGCAAATTCACAAAAGAGAGAGATCAGACATGGGCAGCTCCAGCAGCAGTGGTGGTAGCAGCAGCCGCAGTACTGATAGTAGCTAA